From the Chiroxiphia lanceolata isolate bChiLan1 chromosome Z, bChiLan1.pri, whole genome shotgun sequence genome, one window contains:
- the CCNH gene encoding cyclin-H isoform X2 yields the protein MFHSSTQRRHWTFRGEEELSRRRAEANRRARSRAAATGKGDLVLLEPHEELAICKYYEKRLLDFCAVFKPAMPRSVVGTACMYFKRFYLNNSVMEYHPRIIMLTCAFLACKVDEFNVSSAQFVGNLRESPLGQEKALEQILEYELLLIQQLNFHLIVHNPYRPFEGFLIDLKTRYPVLENPEVLRKTADDFLSRVALTDAYLLFTPSLIALTAILSSGSRAGINMESYLSESLMLKENRSTLSRLLDDMKCMKNLIKKYELPRAEEVAALKQKLEKCHTFELALNTNPKSGLMMTLWILHYLKGRWTPTPPGTNLVPGVTLPATGSLYSVSYSFYAFSVYLGKKACYFVKIKLVVVPLNPHP from the exons ATGttccacagcagcactcagcGCCGGCACTGGACCTTCCGCGGCGAGGAGGAGCTGTCTCGGCGCCGGGCCGAGGCGAACCGCCGGGCCCGGAGCAGGGCCGCGGCCACCGGGAAG GGCGACTTGGTGCTCCTGGAGCCGCACGAAGAGCTGGCGATATGCAAGTACTACGAGAAGCGACTGTTGGACTTCTGCGCCGTGTTCAAGCCCGCGATGCCGCGGTCCGTGGTG gGAACAGCTTGCATGTATTTTAAACGCTTTTACCTCAATAACTCAGTGATGGAGTATCATCCTCGGATAATAAT GCTAACGTGTGCATTTTTGGCCTGTAAAGTAGATGAATTTAATGTATCCAGTGCACAGTTTGTTGGTAACCTTCGAGAAAGCCCTCTTGGACAGGAAAAAGCTCTTGAACAAATACTGGAATATGAACTGCTGCTTATTCAGCAACTGAACTTCCACCTCATTGTCCACAATCCATACCGGCCATTTGAGGGATTTCTAATCGATTTGAAG ACTCGATACCCAGTGCTGGAAAATCCTGAAGTTTTGAGGAAAACAGCTGATGACTTCCTCAGTCGAGTGGCTCTGACGGATGCATATCTGCTCTTTACTCCCTCACTGATAGCTCTCACTGCCATATTATCTAGCGGTTCAAGAGCAGGAATTAATATGGAAAG CTATTTATCAGAGAGTCTTATGCTGAAAGAGAACAGATCAACCTTATCCAGACTACTAGATGACATGAAAT GCATGAAAAATCTCATCAAGAAATATGAACTGCCAAGGGCTGAAGAGGTTgctgctctgaaacagaaattagagAAGTGTCATACCTTTGAGCTTGCACTTAATACAAACCC GAAGAGTGGACTGATGATGACCTTGTGGATTCTGCATTACCTTAAAGGAAGATGGACTCCTACCCCTCCAGGAACCAATTTGGTGCCAGGTGTGACCCTACCTGCCACAGGTTCTTTATATTCTGTGTCATACAGTTTTTATGCTTTCAGTGTTTATCTTGGCAAAAAAGCCTGTTactttgttaaaataaaattagttgtGGTTCCTTTAAACCCTCATCCATGA
- the CCNH gene encoding cyclin-H isoform X1 — translation MFHSSTQRRHWTFRGEEELSRRRAEANRRARSRAAATGKVPQGDLVLLEPHEELAICKYYEKRLLDFCAVFKPAMPRSVVGTACMYFKRFYLNNSVMEYHPRIIMLTCAFLACKVDEFNVSSAQFVGNLRESPLGQEKALEQILEYELLLIQQLNFHLIVHNPYRPFEGFLIDLKTRYPVLENPEVLRKTADDFLSRVALTDAYLLFTPSLIALTAILSSGSRAGINMESYLSESLMLKENRSTLSRLLDDMKCMKNLIKKYELPRAEEVAALKQKLEKCHTFELALNTNPKSGLMMTLWILHYLKGRWTPTPPGTNLVPGVTLPATGSLYSVSYSFYAFSVYLGKKACYFVKIKLVVVPLNPHP, via the exons ATGttccacagcagcactcagcGCCGGCACTGGACCTTCCGCGGCGAGGAGGAGCTGTCTCGGCGCCGGGCCGAGGCGAACCGCCGGGCCCGGAGCAGGGCCGCGGCCACCGGGAAG GTGCCGCAGGGCGACTTGGTGCTCCTGGAGCCGCACGAAGAGCTGGCGATATGCAAGTACTACGAGAAGCGACTGTTGGACTTCTGCGCCGTGTTCAAGCCCGCGATGCCGCGGTCCGTGGTG gGAACAGCTTGCATGTATTTTAAACGCTTTTACCTCAATAACTCAGTGATGGAGTATCATCCTCGGATAATAAT GCTAACGTGTGCATTTTTGGCCTGTAAAGTAGATGAATTTAATGTATCCAGTGCACAGTTTGTTGGTAACCTTCGAGAAAGCCCTCTTGGACAGGAAAAAGCTCTTGAACAAATACTGGAATATGAACTGCTGCTTATTCAGCAACTGAACTTCCACCTCATTGTCCACAATCCATACCGGCCATTTGAGGGATTTCTAATCGATTTGAAG ACTCGATACCCAGTGCTGGAAAATCCTGAAGTTTTGAGGAAAACAGCTGATGACTTCCTCAGTCGAGTGGCTCTGACGGATGCATATCTGCTCTTTACTCCCTCACTGATAGCTCTCACTGCCATATTATCTAGCGGTTCAAGAGCAGGAATTAATATGGAAAG CTATTTATCAGAGAGTCTTATGCTGAAAGAGAACAGATCAACCTTATCCAGACTACTAGATGACATGAAAT GCATGAAAAATCTCATCAAGAAATATGAACTGCCAAGGGCTGAAGAGGTTgctgctctgaaacagaaattagagAAGTGTCATACCTTTGAGCTTGCACTTAATACAAACCC GAAGAGTGGACTGATGATGACCTTGTGGATTCTGCATTACCTTAAAGGAAGATGGACTCCTACCCCTCCAGGAACCAATTTGGTGCCAGGTGTGACCCTACCTGCCACAGGTTCTTTATATTCTGTGTCATACAGTTTTTATGCTTTCAGTGTTTATCTTGGCAAAAAAGCCTGTTactttgttaaaataaaattagttgtGGTTCCTTTAAACCCTCATCCATGA
- the CCNH gene encoding cyclin-H isoform X3 produces MFHSSTQRRHWTFRGEEELSRRRAEANRRARSRAAATGKVPQGDLVLLEPHEELAICKYYEKRLLDFCAVFKPAMPRSVVGTACMYFKRFYLNNSVMEYHPRIIMLTCAFLACKVDEFNVSSAQFVGNLRESPLGQEKALEQILEYELLLIQQLNFHLIVHNPYRPFEGFLIDLKTRYPVLENPEVLRKTADDFLSRVALTDAYLLFTPSLIALTAILSSGSRAGINMESYLSESLMLKENRSTLSRLLDDMKCMKNLIKKYELPRAEEVAALKQKLEKCHTFELALNTNPKKRKGYENDEYVAKKSKMDEEEWTDDDLVDSALP; encoded by the exons ATGttccacagcagcactcagcGCCGGCACTGGACCTTCCGCGGCGAGGAGGAGCTGTCTCGGCGCCGGGCCGAGGCGAACCGCCGGGCCCGGAGCAGGGCCGCGGCCACCGGGAAG GTGCCGCAGGGCGACTTGGTGCTCCTGGAGCCGCACGAAGAGCTGGCGATATGCAAGTACTACGAGAAGCGACTGTTGGACTTCTGCGCCGTGTTCAAGCCCGCGATGCCGCGGTCCGTGGTG gGAACAGCTTGCATGTATTTTAAACGCTTTTACCTCAATAACTCAGTGATGGAGTATCATCCTCGGATAATAAT GCTAACGTGTGCATTTTTGGCCTGTAAAGTAGATGAATTTAATGTATCCAGTGCACAGTTTGTTGGTAACCTTCGAGAAAGCCCTCTTGGACAGGAAAAAGCTCTTGAACAAATACTGGAATATGAACTGCTGCTTATTCAGCAACTGAACTTCCACCTCATTGTCCACAATCCATACCGGCCATTTGAGGGATTTCTAATCGATTTGAAG ACTCGATACCCAGTGCTGGAAAATCCTGAAGTTTTGAGGAAAACAGCTGATGACTTCCTCAGTCGAGTGGCTCTGACGGATGCATATCTGCTCTTTACTCCCTCACTGATAGCTCTCACTGCCATATTATCTAGCGGTTCAAGAGCAGGAATTAATATGGAAAG CTATTTATCAGAGAGTCTTATGCTGAAAGAGAACAGATCAACCTTATCCAGACTACTAGATGACATGAAAT GCATGAAAAATCTCATCAAGAAATATGAACTGCCAAGGGCTGAAGAGGTTgctgctctgaaacagaaattagagAAGTGTCATACCTTTGAGCTTGCACTTAATACAAACCC gaagaagaggaaaggttATGAAAATGATGAATATGTTGCAAAGAAATCCAAAATGGATGAG GAAGAGTGGACTGATGATGACCTTGTGGATTCTGCATTACCTTAA